The Populus alba chromosome 13, ASM523922v2, whole genome shotgun sequence genome contains the following window.
CAAAAAGGGAccaaattgtataaaaaaaataaaatttatattttgtattttttcaagaagaagaaagagaaaatatagaggagaagaaaaaagtcTATTAGCGTTGTATCGTCGGTTCACCGCTGACACGTGCTTCATCATAGATAAAAAAGCAATGTTTAACTGTTAAAAAAGCTTACACGTGTTGTGTTGCGTGAAGGGTGCAAGTCCCCTTCCATTACTGTTGCACATgttaaccatttttatttttttaatatattttaaatacattaaaagatCTAATTATCTCATACTCTTGGATTCAAGTCCAAGAAAATAAAGTTACAAAGGTGGTTAAGTAATTCCACTGCACAAAACAAAAGAGTAAAAAGGTCCCATGGcctggtttatttttatatttatttttaaatgataaaaattttatattaatttaaagttaataaaaaaaatttattttttctttaaaaaacacttttaaaatgtagAAACAAACAACCAATTACTATACTTTTTACTGGTTGTTGACGAAGTTGAAATTTTGAGtgcctttaaaatatattagttatttttttttaaagtattttttattttaaaaaatatattttttaaaaaaattattttttatattagtatattaaaacaataaaaaaaaacagttaaaaaactagtttgaaaaaaataatcatattttaacgcaaaacacaataaaattcaCTCTTAAAGGGTGTCCGACGAGGAGCAACTTTCAACCCTGCATTAAAATACTAGAGTGGAGGATAATATCTACACAGCAATTTCAAGCCACAAGCAGTTTTATTTCTTAGCCAAATGGAGAAACTTCCAGGTAAAGCTTAAAGTGTCGgacaacctttttcttttttcttttttcttttttgctattTACGAGCAGATAGGAATCAACTAGTCTTTCAAGttcataaatttaaagaaaaaaagtggcGATCTTGAGTGAAGATTTTATTCAACACAAACACATATagtctataaatatataaagaaaaaaacaccatcTCTTCTTGCCTCGCTGGTCTCTCTCAATTTGAAATCCTGTTTGGAGATACTTCAGCAAGAAAATCGTCTTGTAGCCGTGGATTAAGCtcgtgtttaaaaaattaaattttttatatattttaaattattttaatgtttctaatctcaaaaataatttttaataaataaaaaaatattattttaatgtattttaacatgaaaaacatcctaaaaagtaaccacaactacactctcaaacatgCATTGTCCATTTGAAAACGTGGGTCAACtcacatttctaaaaaaatcatttttgtttttgctaaaaaaaatattttatatattttcaatcgttttgatgtgttgatctcacaaataattttaaaaaaataaaaatatatatttttaatttaaaaatatttttaaaaataattataattacattctgAAACAGTTGTGGCTGCCATTTTCTCCCAAGAGTGAATAATCATGATGATTCttctttttgtcaatttttcttgtttcaaaatCTCTCTGATTATTCTATTGCTATGAGATAATATATGATAGATGAAACTCCACGTAATTTGACAAGAAATCCTTGCTCGTACAGGTATGATTGTGCTGTTTTTTTGTGAATGCATTCATGAAGCATGACAAGCACAGATTTAAATCTCGTCCCAGCTTGGTTTTTGTCTTGTACACTGCCGAGCATGACACAGAAATTTCATATTGggtacaaattaatatattaagatagCATACCTTATCCAGATCACCATATTAATCAaactttgatatattttaatttaaacaatattattttgtttttaaaaatttattaatattaatccaGTTAAATTTAACTAGatcatgaattaacttaataaatcaattagaTTTAATcggattaatatatatatatttattcaaatcaAAACCAAGTCAGGGTTAATTTTTGGATAACAGATTTCTTAAGTTAACCTCGTAAGTTGATTCAGATTTAACAAACTATGAATAAAAACTAGTTACATGACTTGCGTGATGctgcgggtcatttttttttgtataaaaaatattaaaaaaaaataagatttaaaaatcttgggtttttctacAAAGCTATACTCAATAATTTTGGATTTGGCTGCAACATTTGATCtaagtataatatttataatattaataataacattaaacttgcatgatccaagtttaagcgAGCCTGGCTGCAACACCGGATCCAAGAATATTTGATGTGGATCTGGCTATAAgatcatgtcataaaagtgtaacaattaaatagattaattaaaaaaaaaaaaaaaaatcaacatgaaaaaaaaaactaataaagaaaaagaaaaaaattaaattaaatgggttaaccctttaaaccaagtTATCACGTAAAACCCGAGATTTgcgtcgtgaaagtttgataactaaatagaaaaaaaaatgacgagtttacccagaattaactgggttaatccatcaaatcaAGATAACTCGTCAAGGTTAGGATTCGTGCTATgaatatttgataattaaatagaaaaaaaattaactctaacaaactaaactaaatgaaaaaaataattaaaaacaatataggttaactcgtcaaatcaggttaatccatcaaatcCGGGATCCGTATTatgaaaatctaataactaaataaaaaaaattaacattaacaagctaaatcaaacaaaaaaaaattaaaaaaaaaagttatataatataataattataattataatattataatatatcaataagtaaatattaaagatGGGAAAGTAAAAGGTGTGGGAAGCTAAGTAGTTTTCCCCACACCTTTTAGAATATTACTTAAAAATGGGGTTGAAAGGGgtctattaacaaaaaaattaaagagaaggtGAATTCATACATGTCATGATCATAAACAACTTTTTATTGTAACaatactttgttttgttttgttttgttttttttttttttagtattcaaTATTGGGTTTGTTAGGCATCacacttcataatttgttttctacaaAGTTATTCTGGTATTATGATTAAAGTCACGAATTCGACATGTTAATCAGagtttattcaatttaaaaaaaaaaattcaattgatttttttcttcaagtttactattcaatatttgtttgactgtgaattaattttcataatttattttgatttgttttttataaagtcATTTTAGTTTCATAAACCAGATCACGAGCTTGAAGAGTTAATCcaggttgactcgagtttttttttttgctcttttttattttcaatttcatcatctagAAACCGAGTTGATCGGAAATTggattttgtgatttgtttttgtttgctttctacAGGGTTAATTCATTTTCATAACTCAGGTTGCAGGTTTGATTGGCCAACTCGGTTGactctagttttttttgttatattttttaattgatttgtttttaattttatcattcaatactGATTTGATTTAGAATcaaagcttcataatttatcccaatctattttttatatgattatcatggtcttattacttattttgtgtttttagtaGTTTAACCATGATTGATTTGatcaatccaatatattgtcatctcaatttttttaaaaaaataaatattgtcttaatttctttaaacaaactatatttttacttgCTGTCTTTAAATTTATCAAGTCAATCAAGTTTTACAATATTAAcacttatataatttattttttttaattaaaaatatattaacaaaacctaaatatgtttttagataaaaaaaaatgaatgaaagacGCATTGCAACGCTAACCGATGATCTAGTTTCTACTGAAGGCATCGAGGTTATTGCAAGACCGGTTCGttgacaaaaacatatatattttattattgataacGAAGTGAAAGGGGAAAATAAATctccaaaaaataacaaaaaaattacttgattcAGTTGCATTTTCAAGTGATTaggcaattatttttttcccatctacaatatcttttaaaaaatatcttaaaaatatcaCAGTATTGGCTAGAGGGTCGCCGtgtctattttattttccataaaaaatcatttaatttaataatttctaaataaatagaaagaactACTTTCTTTTCAGAAAAAGTCgaacacaaataataaatgaaaagtaATTAACACTCGTGAAAGCTGGCTTCATTGATTATTGAGAGAGACAGGAGAAAAGGAGTTGAATTTCTTATGTTATTATCCATTACTCAATTTTCTTAAACAAACAAACCAGGGGCAAACTCCTATCTCATTCATGTTACACGTGTAGGTCATAAAAGTGATTGGTATCTACACGTGGTCCCACGCCAGTGGCTAGATCTACAATGCTCCAAGTGACCAATCCATATGAAAATAGCCCCTTCTTGGCTTCTAACACCAAGTGCTGACACGGGACCTGGGACCCACACAATGGATAtgttctaaattatttttaccacGTGTCTGATCTATTGTCATCGAGATTATTAAGAGCTCGTCTAAAACTTcctagattaattaaaaaaaatactgatttaagattttttttaaaaagctagaatgatattatattaaaaaataaaaattaaactaaacattaatcaagtcaattaagattatatttgataataacaagtttaatctCGGGATTCCTTGATTCTATGATCAATCaagaaaagataatttataaGGTGTAGATTATGATACTATTTGGAACACGgtgtaaatcatatttttatataatttaatttttttatatattttagattgttttgatatatcgatctcaaaaatattttttttaaaaaaataaaaattatatattttaatataaaaagtattttaaaaaacaattataattatatttctaaatatcccaacaaaaagaagagaattTGGGTGTCCACCTTTCATTTAATCttgacaaatattttatttatttattattattaatattcccagaagagaaaaataaaataaaaaaggtgcgTGTGTCCTCCCTTTGCAATGAAAAGGTACACCATTGAGTACTTTGAGAAAGTTACTACTTTATACAACTTGCACAAAGTTTTGCtctcatgtaaaaaaataaaaaaaaattccgtgCTGGATCATTTTGGatggcaattttatttttattcttttaattaattggaTGGAGATTAGAATAGTTTGcatggaataaattaaaatgtttcaaAGAGGATTTGGTAGTGGAAACAATTGAAGCAATAAATTTTATCATGACAAAAAGGAGCATGTGCCCTGGAATTTTTGGCAACGAAGATGGTTTTATACTAATTAGTTCAATATGCATCTtgactgatttttttaagattttaaaaataataattatataaattttaagtgatattaaaattaatgatttttaaaaaaataaatttaaagtctGGCCAGTTAAACCATATTAAAatcatcctttttatttataaaaaagcatgtataataaataaaaaagaaaagtggatAAGactttaattctaaaaaaacacaGGTCTAATATCATAATTGTACTATACCAATCAAAGTAGGTGTACAAGTGATTACCAGTTAAACTAGGTTCACATTCCCTAGCCcgtggattattattttttaattaacaaagtgtaaattttttatgttaaattaatgcTATTCGATTTATAATTAGATTGCGTGTGGTAATATAACCTTTGATTGTAAATACAAAAGCTCAACCAACGAGTGAAGCAACAAAACatatttagaatataaatatattcgGTGCATACTCAATGCATTCCAActtcctttaaaatataaaaaatcaaccatGATCAAGTtcagatttaaattaaaaaaacaataatttaaaattaaaaaatataaaaatcaaatcgatataatttaaacattttagtaattttaatctagataataaaaggaaatgaaatacAGGTACACTCCACTAATTGATATTATGTCATTTAGACGTCTCAAATGAAGGTGGCTACGCCTTTGCCACGCCTACAAGCTCTGCCTTGCTGGGGATCGTTTGGAGGACAAAAAACGCAGAACCAAACAAGGCATAATTTAGGAAGTTGAGGTGAGGTCACCATCGATGAAGCTCGCAATCATGGGGGACTTCACTATTATTATGAAGCCCACAGTCCACAATGAGTTTTGGAAGCATTAGGGGTTGGGTCAACAACCAGCagctctctttgttttcttgtggCTTAGCACTTGGACTCCAAAAATATCGccctctctcctcctcctcctcctcctccgcctCCTCACTCTAGCCGCAACCTAgctagttttttcaatttattcttagattatacaaaaatattaaattaagagaattaaaaatgtttttttgggtCGTAAAAATGAACGCACTCTTGACAAGACAGTGTTCTCTTTATATGTCTTTTATGTATGGACCAAAGCTCAACACCTCAGCCTCTCCATCCTGCTTTAATCTCTTTTGTCTTGTTCTGTGTTCTTGGCTTTCTCTCCCTCCTCCCTCTATCTCGACAGCGAGAAGACCGTAATTATTGTGTTTCgcattgacttgattttttcttaattacagtgtattttaattatctagatattttcaaatatatcacGTCTTACATCATCccataaataaattgatttagaaGCCATTCGTTTACACGTTAAAAGTTGTGTTTAAAGTAAAACCAGGAGCTAAgtgtttgataaataaaaaatcattaattactgTTTATGAACTCCATTAACTTTTATGTTTGAAACATGGGATTAAAAGAAGCAGCTGAAGATTGCTTTTCTTGcgttgttcatgttaattggaCTATTTATATGTtcgcaattaacatgaacagtgtgcATTAAAACATTATTCACTTGCATTGcggtttgttgttgttgttgtttttttttggtaagttttttaatatatattttttaaaaattaatttagagtgaattttatatctgataatattttatctaattttattatacgctagaaaaattatggaaactgtagttcttgtttgatgtattttgtacgtaatggaattgcaGATGgttttatagaataataaaaaatattttatattaaatatgatttatttcatgatgtaataacaataattaaattcacaatatttaaattaaaaatcatcaatattaatatatattttttaaaattattttataaccttaatttcaaaagcattcttaaccaaacacattaatgattaaactactttttattcaacctcaatttcaaccacagttttaactaaacacctattttttcaaacgaaCCTCaaataaaagtactttttataaaaaacttttttcaaaccacaaccacaacagctacaacaataccaaacacatttttaatttCGTAATTTAGTGATGATACtctttaaaagttattattttaattactacaTATCTTGAGCGGCTAgagatttatattttcattaacttCAGAACTTATAGAATTAGTTTATATACACGCAAGCTAACTTAAACAtccatatttattaaaaaaataaaaaaataaaattttatcaaactaTATGCACCAACTAGGTTAATTACTTCACGTATTAATCCAAATTTGgttgaaattaagtttttttaaatattgaccaATCAGATTCAAATCCGATTAACCTAACCAAATCATGTGAAACTCAATCGGGTGAACTCCGAGAAATCATTGGAattcttatttaaaatgattttgtgtgGGGGTTGATCGGATGGCATCAGCCCTTTACAAGATTAGATAATGGGATTTCAAGAGTGACCACTTTGGGCTTTTCATCGGCAAAGACCTCAGATGGTGTTTCTCAACAGTATCTGCTAAAAGACTTATTTTAGCCCATACATATAGAGCGTGAAAGCCCAACAGTATATGAACTGTAATATTTTAAGACTTTAAATATGAGTGCAAGagcaatatttgatttttataataccAATATTTAAGTTTGTTATTGGAGCACATGctcttataatttaaatttattcaatgaAGATTATGTCGTgagttttcataaaaataattattttcggTGGGTtcggtttttaaaaaaaaaattaattaaattaattttttttaaacaaatcaaacacgAACTGAAAAGCGGTTTCAAACAGTCTGATTTTGGatcggtttattttttttaggataaaaattaatttaatcaattttttagtttttttacttacTCTAGCTTTTTCAAtttagctcggtttttttccagtttagattcggtttggttttagacttataaaacagaaaccaaaccaaatcagcggattttttttaaattttaattaatttaattgatttttttcgcTCACTGCTAGCTTTTATATAACTCcccatataaatattatttaacatactTTAGTTTAATACTAAACCGTTAATTATCTGAAGGAAGTTGCCCTGCTACCCTACCTTCGATTGCAGGGCCCACTAACACACAAATTTCAAGCTTTTCaaacatttaaaacaaaagCGGAAAAGCAATCTATTTCCCGCCGCGAATTTAAAACACCCAGCCACGTCATCAATCCTCGCAAATCCATACCCACCAATCAAACCACGCCTCCTCTTCCTATATGAACAAAGCCCCGTCACCAACCCCATGCCACAGAAATACTTGTCTCccagtgaagaaaaaaaacatttctctgATTTTTGCATGAAAATGAGTTCAAAAGGAGCAGCAGCAGCTTCTACAAGGGGAGGGAGAGGAAAGCCAAAGGCCTCCAAGGCGGTGTCAAGGTCCCAGAAGGCAGGGCTACAGTTCCCAGTGGGAAGGATTGCAAGGTTTTTAAAAACCGGAAAGTATGCTGAACGTCTTGGTGCTGGATCTCCTGTCTACCTCTCCGCTGTCCTTGAATACCTCGCTGCCGAGGTTCGTTCCCCTTAACTTCTCTAACTGTGTCTCTAAACTTGCTTTTAATCACGGGTTCTGATTTGTGTTCTGGGGTTTCAGGTTCTTGAGCTTGCTGGGAATGCTGCGAGAGATAACAAGAAGAACCGGATCATACCGAGGCACATCCAGCTTGCAGTGAGGAATGATGAGGAGTTGGGGAAGCTGTTGGGGTCGGTTACAATTGCAAATGGAGGTGTTTTGCCTAACATTAACCAGACTCTGCTTCCTAAGAAGGCTGGCAAAGGGAAGGGCGGTGACGTTGGATTTGCTTCTCATGAGTTTTAGGGCTTTCGATTAGGATGTGCTATAGGTTGTCATATACATTGTTTAGGgtttttctatgtatttttgGAGTTGTCTAATGAAATTAAACGTTTAGTTGCTTGACATTCTGCCCTTTTCtgctttgattttgaattaatataattgttttcattaattaatcaatataattatattcatTATTTGGAATTAGTATAATTATtcaattctatgtttttttaaaatatgatattgcaaaaaaaaaaacattagacatttatcaaaataataaggctCCACATAATTTATATTAGGCGAACAAAGCAAAGCCCAAAAGCCCAACaaatgccattaaaaaaaaaagcggaaatcaaaaactaaaaaaattcaatttcgcGCCGCGAGAGTGAAAACATAAGCCACGTCATCGATCCCAGTATACCTGAACCCACCAATCAGATCAAACCTCCTCTCCTTATATAAGcaaacaccaccaccaccgccaccacccCAAGAATCAAAATCGCCTCTCATTTCTCCTCTATTCTCTAGGACCAAaactagggttagggttttacaGCGTTGTATTTTGGTAAAATCATTTGATTTCAAGATGAGTTCAAAGGAAGGAGGCGCGTCTACCAAGGGAGGAAGAGGGAAACCAAAGGCATCTAAGTCCGTGTCGAGATCACAGAAAGCAGGGTTGCAATTTCCAGTAGGGAGGATTGCTAGGTTCTTGAAGGCTGGTAAATATGCTGAACGTGTTGGTGCTGGTGCTCCTGTCTATCTCGCCGCTGTCCTCGAGTATCTCGCTGCCGAGGTCCGTTTTCTTTACCTTTTGGCCTTTTGAGCTGTTTTTTCAATGGGGTTGTTGGGTcattttcttgtgtttattgattttgggtcaaaacaaaatctcttgcataatttatttgaaaatattggtTTTTTCCTCTTGCAAttgttttgtgttattaattcacaattaattaatagatcagactttaatttgttaataaattatttgaaacgGGTGTTCGATTTTGATTAGGTGCTTGAGTTAGCTGGGAATGCAGCGAGAGATAATAAGAAGAATCGTATAGTGCCAAGGCACATTCAGCTTGCAGTAAGGAACGACGAGGAATTAAGCAAGCTATTGGGGTCAGTTACAATTGCTAATGGAGGTGTTTTGCCTAATATTCACCAGACACTTCTTCCCAAGAAGATGGGCAAAGGAAAGGGTGACATTGGATCTGCTTCTCAGGAGTTTTAGGCTTTGATATTGCCTGTATTTTCTTGGGTGTTATTAGGGTTTCCACAGTCTGTATTATATTCTTTTTGATGTCCTGGCTACATGGGGTTTTACTCTGCTGTATTGTTTTGGTAAAGCTGAGGTCTTTTGGAATCTACATCCAATGGAActgcttttttctctctttaaatgCTCCTCTTCTGCTGCGATGATTGTTTGGAAAGCCCTATGACTTCTGGGCAAGCAATTCATAGTTTCACAACATAGTTTCTTCAATCCTTTTGAAGCTATATGCTGCTTGTTCACTCCACTCGTTTTTAGTTTCACCCGACCGCTCATCCATGATCGATGAAAACCATTACTGGAAGACGGAAGGAATGTTTTACAGAAATGCAATTGCAAAACTAATGGGATCGAGGCAACTTGCCCAGAACTTCCTTTCCATCCATGGCATTCTCATAATCACAGAGGCCAGCTTCCCGTGTCATAGCCTATACAAATCGGGATCTGGCTTCGACATGACGAGTGAAGATAAAGACAGTGTTTAGTGTGAAAGTTTATGAtagtaattattaatttaaacttattagtttgcaatgaaatttttttttactaaaatttattgTGATGGGAATAATTATATTGGTCATTAAatttatgtatgttttttatctttaagtgattaaattttattttaaaatttttatttttttttataattaatttattaattcatactatttatctttttttatttatttagattacttattaattataataatattaacttattttattgaattttaatataatttaattttttaactagaattatcaatatataaatatataattagtccAAAAATTATACCGTTCGAGTTAACCTATGtaaatttatattgaattttttatatcgtatataaaaaaaaaacattttttacaaCCCTGTTCGTATTGTCTATATCCGTCTTGAAAGTTTTTCAAGTTTGAGATGCTTGCAGTGAGGAAATTTCAAAGCAGTTCCATGAAATCCCCCTTGAGATCACAAGATAAAAACTTGTTCCAGAGTATCT
Protein-coding sequences here:
- the LOC118053234 gene encoding histone H2AX is translated as MPQKYLSPSEEKKHFSDFCMKMSSKGAAAASTRGGRGKPKASKAVSRSQKAGLQFPVGRIARFLKTGKYAERLGAGSPVYLSAVLEYLAAEVLELAGNAARDNKKNRIIPRHIQLAVRNDEELGKLLGSVTIANGGVLPNINQTLLPKKAGKGKGGDVGFASHEF
- the LOC118053233 gene encoding histone H2AX; this encodes MSSKEGGASTKGGRGKPKASKSVSRSQKAGLQFPVGRIARFLKAGKYAERVGAGAPVYLAAVLEYLAAEVLELAGNAARDNKKNRIVPRHIQLAVRNDEELSKLLGSVTIANGGVLPNIHQTLLPKKMGKGKGDIGSASQEF